The DNA segment GATCTCGGCGTGCTCGGCCGTCGCCGCGGGCGTGCCGGCGCCGGGCAGGGGATGACGGCGACGGAAAGCCTCTGGCTCAGCGCGTTCTACATCGGCGCGGGGCTCGCCTTCGGCGGCTGGGGCTGGTGGTCGAGGGGGGCCGATTCGGGTCTCGACTACTTCACCGGCTTCCTGGTGGAGAAGTCGCTCTCGCTCGACAACGTCTTCGTGATCGCGCTGATCTTCTCGACGCTCGCGATCCCGCCCGCCTATCAGCATCGGGTGCTGTTCTGGGGCATTCTCGGCGCAATCGCGCTGCGCGCGATGATGATCGCGGCGGGCGCGGCGCTGGTCAGCAACTTCTCGTGGGTGCTCTATCTTTTCGGCGCGTTTCTCGTCGCCACCGGCGTCAAGATGCTGTGGCTGGGCGATCGCGAGCCGGACATCGCCGGAAACCCGCTGCTGCGCCTCATGCGCCGCTACATGCGGGTGACCGACCGACTTCACGGCCAGCACTTCCTGGTGCGCCTGCCGGACCCGGCGAGCGGCCGCAACCTGTGGCACGCAACGCCGCTGCTACT comes from the Candidatus Hydrogenedentota bacterium genome and includes:
- a CDS encoding TerC family protein; this encodes DLGVLGRRRGRAGAGQGMTATESLWLSAFYIGAGLAFGGWGWWSRGADSGLDYFTGFLVEKSLSLDNVFVIALIFSTLAIPPAYQHRVLFWGILGAIALRAMMIAAGAALVSNFSWVLYLFGAFLVATGVKMLWLGDREPDIAGNPLLRLMRRYMRVTDRLHGQHFLVRLPDPASGRNLWHATPLLL